The following are from one region of the Sorghum bicolor cultivar BTx623 chromosome 2, Sorghum_bicolor_NCBIv3, whole genome shotgun sequence genome:
- the LOC8074421 gene encoding uncharacterized protein LOC8074421 isoform X2, giving the protein MAAAGDLSDDEKRAMRGSKFAPLPPPPPSSRPQPRMAHPGGPLTTNKAAALAKFLERKLQQPDGLDSLNPDLVKLAVKNAKETIKASNGEPSTSGRVVRHVSSFEDGSEDSEDEAEVKGIKRKRKNKAKAHQGDEQQSKKKKKKKNKKKKGKGC; this is encoded by the exons ATGGCGGCGGCCGGCGACCTGTCCGACGATGAGAAGCGGGCCATGCGGGGCAGCAAGTTCGCGCCGCTTCCTCCGCCTCCCCCCTCATCGCGCCCGCAGCCGAG GATGGCCCATCCTGGAGGACCACTAACTACAAACAAGGCTGCTGCTTTAGCAAAATTCCTCGAGAGAAAACTTCAGCAGCCTGATGGCTTGGACTCCCTGAACCCTGACCTTGTAAAACTGGCTGTGAAAAATGCAAAGGAAACCATAAAAGCTAGCAATG GAGAGCCTTCAACTTCAGGAAGAGTTGTGCGGCATGTTTCCTCATTTGAGGATGGATCTGAG GATTCTGAGGATGAAGCAGAGGTGAAGGGgatcaaaagaaaaaggaaaaataag GCTAAAGCCCATCAAGGTGATGAACAACagagcaagaaaaagaagaaaaagaaaaataaaaagaaaaagggcaaAG GTTGTTGA
- the LOC8074422 gene encoding nucleolar GTP-binding protein 1 isoform X4 → MNKESISDGSLSTLEPGISSVYLCQRAHSATYSYTLDDRLQGELDDFNGEQKKQETVGAFQKIPMVMPATDILMSAQRKSRNVLPTKGIANIAKRERNKGAKQLDALMKELSVPLRTYTENFPKRRDLHPYERSLIELTFGEGYYEQVLGRVDALRKRITSVGKQHASVCAKSTTKREAEERLTEGRKKLEESFQHGKHAIDDLVNVAKALRSMPVVDLHIPTLCLVGSPNVGKSSLVRILSSGKPEVCSYPFTTRGILMGHIVSNHERFQVTDTPGLLTRHDDDRNNIERLTLAVLSYLPIAVLYVHDLSEDCGTSVADQYITYKHIKDRFGDRLWLDVISKCDLLGKKEPISFSDADDDVAQYRRLGPEGALRVSVQSEIGVKELKERVHELLTSQMARIKASKAEHETQEIGTSVL, encoded by the exons ATGAACAAGGAAAGCATCAGTGATG GTTCTTTATCAACTCTGGAACCGGGGATTTCATCAGTCTACCTGTGTCAGCGGGCGCACTCTGCAACATATAGCTATACGCTGGATGACAGGTTACAGGGAGAGCTAGATGATTTCAAT GGAGAACAGAAAAAGCAAGAGACAGTCGGTGCGTTTCAGAAAATACCAATGGTGATGCCTGCAACTGATATACTAATGTCAGCACAAAGGAAATCTAGAAATGTGCTACCAACAAAGG GTATAGCAAATATAGCTAAGCGTGAAAGGAACAAAGGTGCAAAACAGCTTGATGCCTTAATGAAA GAACTTTCTGTACCGCTGAGAACATACACAGAAAACTTCCCAAAGAGGAGAGATTTGCATCCTTATGAGAGGTCTCTCATTGAGTTGACTTTTGGGGAGGGTTATTATGAGCAG GTTCTAGGACGTGTGGATGCTCTCAGGAAAAGGATTACCTCTGTTGGAAAGCAACATGCTTCAGTCTGTGCTAAG TCAACAACAAAGCGTGAAGCAGAGGAGCGCCTCACCGAG GGCAGAAAGAAACTTGAAGAGTCTTTCCAGCATGGGAAGCATGCCATTGATGATTTAGTAAATGTTGCAAAG GCTTTGCGTTCTATGCCTGTTGTTGATCTACATATTCCGACACTATGTCTAGTTGGATCACCCAATGTGGGGAAGTCATCATTAGTCCGCATATTATCATCTGGAAAACCTGAG GTCTGCAGCTACCCATTCACAACAAGAGGGATTTTAATGGGTCACATTGTATCCAATCACGAACGTTTTCAG GTTACAGACACTCCAGGACTCCTGACGAGGCATGATG ATGACAGAAATAACATAGAGAGATTGACACTTGCTGTTCTTTCATATCTACCTATTGCTGTACTGTATGTGCACGATCTATCTGAAGACTGTGGGACCTCAGTGGCCGATCAG TACATCACGTACAAGCATATTAAGGACAGATTCGGTGACCGCCTATGGCTTGATGTTATATCCAAATGCGATCTTTTGGGAAAGAAAGAGCCCATAAGCTTTAGTGATGCTGATGATGATGTAGCACAGTACAGAAGATTGGGGCCAGAAGGCGCCCTCCGAGTTTCTGTGCAGAGCGAAATCGGCGTCAAAGAG CTAAAGGAAAGAGTGCATGAGCTACTGACCTCTCAGATGGCTCGGATCAAAGCTAGCAAGGCGGAGCATGAAACACAGGAAATAGGGACTAGTGTACTGTAG
- the LOC8074422 gene encoding nucleolar GTP-binding protein 1 isoform X2 — METVSTIKWVGINRIRPSREGAAGAAEDDPEAITSVVGWIFEDVDGGGDADVEVAQIRGSLSTLEPGISSVYLCQRAHSATYSYTLDDRLQGELDDFNGEQKKQETVGAFQKIPMVMPATDILMSAQRKSRNVLPTKGIANIAKRERNKGAKQLDALMKELSVPLRTYTENFPKRRDLHPYERSLIELTFGEGYYEQVLGRVDALRKRITSVGKQHASVCAKSTTKREAEERLTEGRKKLEESFQHGKHAIDDLVNVAKALRSMPVVDLHIPTLCLVGSPNVGKSSLVRILSSGKPEVCSYPFTTRGILMGHIVSNHERFQVTDTPGLLTRHDDDRNNIERLTLAVLSYLPIAVLYVHDLSEDCGTSVADQYITYKHIKDRFGDRLWLDVISKCDLLGKKEPISFSDADDDVAQYRRLGPEGALRVSVQSEIGVKELKERVHELLTSQMARIKASKAEHETQEIGTSVL; from the exons ATGGAAACAGTAAGTACAATTAAATGGGTCGGGATTAATAGGATTAGACCGTCGAGAGAAGGGGCAGCAGGGGCGGCGGAAGACGATCCCGAGGCCATCACGTCGGTG GTGGGGTGGATCTTCGAGGACGTCGATGGTGGCGGTGATGCGGATGTCGAGGTGGCGCAGATTCGGG GTTCTTTATCAACTCTGGAACCGGGGATTTCATCAGTCTACCTGTGTCAGCGGGCGCACTCTGCAACATATAGCTATACGCTGGATGACAGGTTACAGGGAGAGCTAGATGATTTCAAT GGAGAACAGAAAAAGCAAGAGACAGTCGGTGCGTTTCAGAAAATACCAATGGTGATGCCTGCAACTGATATACTAATGTCAGCACAAAGGAAATCTAGAAATGTGCTACCAACAAAGG GTATAGCAAATATAGCTAAGCGTGAAAGGAACAAAGGTGCAAAACAGCTTGATGCCTTAATGAAA GAACTTTCTGTACCGCTGAGAACATACACAGAAAACTTCCCAAAGAGGAGAGATTTGCATCCTTATGAGAGGTCTCTCATTGAGTTGACTTTTGGGGAGGGTTATTATGAGCAG GTTCTAGGACGTGTGGATGCTCTCAGGAAAAGGATTACCTCTGTTGGAAAGCAACATGCTTCAGTCTGTGCTAAG TCAACAACAAAGCGTGAAGCAGAGGAGCGCCTCACCGAG GGCAGAAAGAAACTTGAAGAGTCTTTCCAGCATGGGAAGCATGCCATTGATGATTTAGTAAATGTTGCAAAG GCTTTGCGTTCTATGCCTGTTGTTGATCTACATATTCCGACACTATGTCTAGTTGGATCACCCAATGTGGGGAAGTCATCATTAGTCCGCATATTATCATCTGGAAAACCTGAG GTCTGCAGCTACCCATTCACAACAAGAGGGATTTTAATGGGTCACATTGTATCCAATCACGAACGTTTTCAG GTTACAGACACTCCAGGACTCCTGACGAGGCATGATG ATGACAGAAATAACATAGAGAGATTGACACTTGCTGTTCTTTCATATCTACCTATTGCTGTACTGTATGTGCACGATCTATCTGAAGACTGTGGGACCTCAGTGGCCGATCAG TACATCACGTACAAGCATATTAAGGACAGATTCGGTGACCGCCTATGGCTTGATGTTATATCCAAATGCGATCTTTTGGGAAAGAAAGAGCCCATAAGCTTTAGTGATGCTGATGATGATGTAGCACAGTACAGAAGATTGGGGCCAGAAGGCGCCCTCCGAGTTTCTGTGCAGAGCGAAATCGGCGTCAAAGAG CTAAAGGAAAGAGTGCATGAGCTACTGACCTCTCAGATGGCTCGGATCAAAGCTAGCAAGGCGGAGCATGAAACACAGGAAATAGGGACTAGTGTACTGTAG
- the LOC8074422 gene encoding nucleolar GTP-binding protein 1 isoform X3 — protein MVAVMRMSRWRRFGVGSLSTLEPGISSVYLCQRAHSATYSYTLDDRLQGELDDFNGEQKKQETVGAFQKIPMVMPATDILMSAQRKSRNVLPTKGIANIAKRERNKGAKQLDALMKELSVPLRTYTENFPKRRDLHPYERSLIELTFGEGYYEQVLGRVDALRKRITSVGKQHASVCAKSTTKREAEERLTEGRKKLEESFQHGKHAIDDLVNVAKALRSMPVVDLHIPTLCLVGSPNVGKSSLVRILSSGKPEVCSYPFTTRGILMGHIVSNHERFQVTDTPGLLTRHDDDRNNIERLTLAVLSYLPIAVLYVHDLSEDCGTSVADQYITYKHIKDRFGDRLWLDVISKCDLLGKKEPISFSDADDDVAQYRRLGPEGALRVSVQSEIGVKELKERVHELLTSQMARIKASKAEHETQEIGTSVL, from the exons ATGGTGGCGGTGATGCGGATGTCGAGGTGGCGCAGATTCGGGGTCG GTTCTTTATCAACTCTGGAACCGGGGATTTCATCAGTCTACCTGTGTCAGCGGGCGCACTCTGCAACATATAGCTATACGCTGGATGACAGGTTACAGGGAGAGCTAGATGATTTCAAT GGAGAACAGAAAAAGCAAGAGACAGTCGGTGCGTTTCAGAAAATACCAATGGTGATGCCTGCAACTGATATACTAATGTCAGCACAAAGGAAATCTAGAAATGTGCTACCAACAAAGG GTATAGCAAATATAGCTAAGCGTGAAAGGAACAAAGGTGCAAAACAGCTTGATGCCTTAATGAAA GAACTTTCTGTACCGCTGAGAACATACACAGAAAACTTCCCAAAGAGGAGAGATTTGCATCCTTATGAGAGGTCTCTCATTGAGTTGACTTTTGGGGAGGGTTATTATGAGCAG GTTCTAGGACGTGTGGATGCTCTCAGGAAAAGGATTACCTCTGTTGGAAAGCAACATGCTTCAGTCTGTGCTAAG TCAACAACAAAGCGTGAAGCAGAGGAGCGCCTCACCGAG GGCAGAAAGAAACTTGAAGAGTCTTTCCAGCATGGGAAGCATGCCATTGATGATTTAGTAAATGTTGCAAAG GCTTTGCGTTCTATGCCTGTTGTTGATCTACATATTCCGACACTATGTCTAGTTGGATCACCCAATGTGGGGAAGTCATCATTAGTCCGCATATTATCATCTGGAAAACCTGAG GTCTGCAGCTACCCATTCACAACAAGAGGGATTTTAATGGGTCACATTGTATCCAATCACGAACGTTTTCAG GTTACAGACACTCCAGGACTCCTGACGAGGCATGATG ATGACAGAAATAACATAGAGAGATTGACACTTGCTGTTCTTTCATATCTACCTATTGCTGTACTGTATGTGCACGATCTATCTGAAGACTGTGGGACCTCAGTGGCCGATCAG TACATCACGTACAAGCATATTAAGGACAGATTCGGTGACCGCCTATGGCTTGATGTTATATCCAAATGCGATCTTTTGGGAAAGAAAGAGCCCATAAGCTTTAGTGATGCTGATGATGATGTAGCACAGTACAGAAGATTGGGGCCAGAAGGCGCCCTCCGAGTTTCTGTGCAGAGCGAAATCGGCGTCAAAGAG CTAAAGGAAAGAGTGCATGAGCTACTGACCTCTCAGATGGCTCGGATCAAAGCTAGCAAGGCGGAGCATGAAACACAGGAAATAGGGACTAGTGTACTGTAG
- the LOC8074422 gene encoding nucleolar GTP-binding protein 1 isoform X5, whose translation MVMPATDILMSAQRKSRNVLPTKGIANIAKRERNKGAKQLDALMKELSVPLRTYTENFPKRRDLHPYERSLIELTFGEGYYEQVLGRVDALRKRITSVGKQHASVCAKSTTKREAEERLTEGRKKLEESFQHGKHAIDDLVNVAKALRSMPVVDLHIPTLCLVGSPNVGKSSLVRILSSGKPEVCSYPFTTRGILMGHIVSNHERFQVTDTPGLLTRHDDDRNNIERLTLAVLSYLPIAVLYVHDLSEDCGTSVADQYITYKHIKDRFGDRLWLDVISKCDLLGKKEPISFSDADDDVAQYRRLGPEGALRVSVQSEIGVKELKERVHELLTSQMARIKASKAEHETQEIGTSVL comes from the exons ATGGTGATGCCTGCAACTGATATACTAATGTCAGCACAAAGGAAATCTAGAAATGTGCTACCAACAAAGG GTATAGCAAATATAGCTAAGCGTGAAAGGAACAAAGGTGCAAAACAGCTTGATGCCTTAATGAAA GAACTTTCTGTACCGCTGAGAACATACACAGAAAACTTCCCAAAGAGGAGAGATTTGCATCCTTATGAGAGGTCTCTCATTGAGTTGACTTTTGGGGAGGGTTATTATGAGCAG GTTCTAGGACGTGTGGATGCTCTCAGGAAAAGGATTACCTCTGTTGGAAAGCAACATGCTTCAGTCTGTGCTAAG TCAACAACAAAGCGTGAAGCAGAGGAGCGCCTCACCGAG GGCAGAAAGAAACTTGAAGAGTCTTTCCAGCATGGGAAGCATGCCATTGATGATTTAGTAAATGTTGCAAAG GCTTTGCGTTCTATGCCTGTTGTTGATCTACATATTCCGACACTATGTCTAGTTGGATCACCCAATGTGGGGAAGTCATCATTAGTCCGCATATTATCATCTGGAAAACCTGAG GTCTGCAGCTACCCATTCACAACAAGAGGGATTTTAATGGGTCACATTGTATCCAATCACGAACGTTTTCAG GTTACAGACACTCCAGGACTCCTGACGAGGCATGATG ATGACAGAAATAACATAGAGAGATTGACACTTGCTGTTCTTTCATATCTACCTATTGCTGTACTGTATGTGCACGATCTATCTGAAGACTGTGGGACCTCAGTGGCCGATCAG TACATCACGTACAAGCATATTAAGGACAGATTCGGTGACCGCCTATGGCTTGATGTTATATCCAAATGCGATCTTTTGGGAAAGAAAGAGCCCATAAGCTTTAGTGATGCTGATGATGATGTAGCACAGTACAGAAGATTGGGGCCAGAAGGCGCCCTCCGAGTTTCTGTGCAGAGCGAAATCGGCGTCAAAGAG CTAAAGGAAAGAGTGCATGAGCTACTGACCTCTCAGATGGCTCGGATCAAAGCTAGCAAGGCGGAGCATGAAACACAGGAAATAGGGACTAGTGTACTGTAG
- the LOC8074422 gene encoding nucleolar GTP-binding protein 1 isoform X1, with product MKATLHLLLRPPLALGMEATEAALRLGLSATAGQSQSRRRRQRLLLPPLASRLATSPPSSAHRRATLRSLSTLEPGISSVYLCQRAHSATYSYTLDDRLQGELDDFNGEQKKQETVGAFQKIPMVMPATDILMSAQRKSRNVLPTKGIANIAKRERNKGAKQLDALMKELSVPLRTYTENFPKRRDLHPYERSLIELTFGEGYYEQVLGRVDALRKRITSVGKQHASVCAKSTTKREAEERLTEGRKKLEESFQHGKHAIDDLVNVAKALRSMPVVDLHIPTLCLVGSPNVGKSSLVRILSSGKPEVCSYPFTTRGILMGHIVSNHERFQVTDTPGLLTRHDDDRNNIERLTLAVLSYLPIAVLYVHDLSEDCGTSVADQYITYKHIKDRFGDRLWLDVISKCDLLGKKEPISFSDADDDVAQYRRLGPEGALRVSVQSEIGVKELKERVHELLTSQMARIKASKAEHETQEIGTSVL from the exons ATGAAGGCGACGCTCCATCTTCTGCTCCGTCCCCCACTCGCGCTTGGCATGGAGGCGACGGAGGCGGCGCTCAGGCTCGGGCTCTCAGCGACGGCGGGGCAGTCCCAGtctcggcggcggcgtcagCGGCTCCTCCTCCCGCCTCTCGCCAGTCGCCTCGCGACATCGCCTCCGTCCTCAGCACACCGGCGGGCGACCCTGC GTTCTTTATCAACTCTGGAACCGGGGATTTCATCAGTCTACCTGTGTCAGCGGGCGCACTCTGCAACATATAGCTATACGCTGGATGACAGGTTACAGGGAGAGCTAGATGATTTCAAT GGAGAACAGAAAAAGCAAGAGACAGTCGGTGCGTTTCAGAAAATACCAATGGTGATGCCTGCAACTGATATACTAATGTCAGCACAAAGGAAATCTAGAAATGTGCTACCAACAAAGG GTATAGCAAATATAGCTAAGCGTGAAAGGAACAAAGGTGCAAAACAGCTTGATGCCTTAATGAAA GAACTTTCTGTACCGCTGAGAACATACACAGAAAACTTCCCAAAGAGGAGAGATTTGCATCCTTATGAGAGGTCTCTCATTGAGTTGACTTTTGGGGAGGGTTATTATGAGCAG GTTCTAGGACGTGTGGATGCTCTCAGGAAAAGGATTACCTCTGTTGGAAAGCAACATGCTTCAGTCTGTGCTAAG TCAACAACAAAGCGTGAAGCAGAGGAGCGCCTCACCGAG GGCAGAAAGAAACTTGAAGAGTCTTTCCAGCATGGGAAGCATGCCATTGATGATTTAGTAAATGTTGCAAAG GCTTTGCGTTCTATGCCTGTTGTTGATCTACATATTCCGACACTATGTCTAGTTGGATCACCCAATGTGGGGAAGTCATCATTAGTCCGCATATTATCATCTGGAAAACCTGAG GTCTGCAGCTACCCATTCACAACAAGAGGGATTTTAATGGGTCACATTGTATCCAATCACGAACGTTTTCAG GTTACAGACACTCCAGGACTCCTGACGAGGCATGATG ATGACAGAAATAACATAGAGAGATTGACACTTGCTGTTCTTTCATATCTACCTATTGCTGTACTGTATGTGCACGATCTATCTGAAGACTGTGGGACCTCAGTGGCCGATCAG TACATCACGTACAAGCATATTAAGGACAGATTCGGTGACCGCCTATGGCTTGATGTTATATCCAAATGCGATCTTTTGGGAAAGAAAGAGCCCATAAGCTTTAGTGATGCTGATGATGATGTAGCACAGTACAGAAGATTGGGGCCAGAAGGCGCCCTCCGAGTTTCTGTGCAGAGCGAAATCGGCGTCAAAGAG CTAAAGGAAAGAGTGCATGAGCTACTGACCTCTCAGATGGCTCGGATCAAAGCTAGCAAGGCGGAGCATGAAACACAGGAAATAGGGACTAGTGTACTGTAG
- the LOC8074421 gene encoding nucleolar protein 58 isoform X1, giving the protein MAAAGDLSDDEKRAMRGSKFAPLPPPPPSSRPQPRMAHPGGPLTTNKAAALAKFLERKLQQPDGLDSLNPDLVKLAVKNAKETIKASNGEPSTSGRVVRHVSSFEDGSEDSEDEAEVKGIKRKRKNKKAKAHQGDEQQSKKKKKKKNKKKKGKGC; this is encoded by the exons ATGGCGGCGGCCGGCGACCTGTCCGACGATGAGAAGCGGGCCATGCGGGGCAGCAAGTTCGCGCCGCTTCCTCCGCCTCCCCCCTCATCGCGCCCGCAGCCGAG GATGGCCCATCCTGGAGGACCACTAACTACAAACAAGGCTGCTGCTTTAGCAAAATTCCTCGAGAGAAAACTTCAGCAGCCTGATGGCTTGGACTCCCTGAACCCTGACCTTGTAAAACTGGCTGTGAAAAATGCAAAGGAAACCATAAAAGCTAGCAATG GAGAGCCTTCAACTTCAGGAAGAGTTGTGCGGCATGTTTCCTCATTTGAGGATGGATCTGAG GATTCTGAGGATGAAGCAGAGGTGAAGGGgatcaaaagaaaaaggaaaaataag AAGGCTAAAGCCCATCAAGGTGATGAACAACagagcaagaaaaagaagaaaaagaaaaataaaaagaaaaagggcaaAG GTTGTTGA